One Vitis vinifera cultivar Pinot Noir 40024 chromosome 8, ASM3070453v1 genomic window carries:
- the LOC100243484 gene encoding large ribosomal subunit protein eL21z/eL21y: MPAGHGLRSRTRDLFARPFRKKGYIPLTTYLRTFRIGEYVDIKVNGAIHKGMPHKFYHGRTGKVWNVTKRAIGVEVNKQVGNRIIKKRIHVRVEHVQPSRCTEEFRLRKLKNDELKTAAKKNGEIISTKRQPEGPKPGFMVEGATLETVTPIPYDVVNDLKGGY; this comes from the exons ATGCCGGCCGGACATGGACTTCGATCGAGGACTCGAGATCTCTTCGCCAGGCCCTTCAGGAAGAAGGGTTACATTCCTTTGACCACATATCTGAGAACCTTCCGCATCGGAGAGTACGTGGACATCAAGGTAAACGGCGCCATCCACAAGGGCATGCCCCACAAGTTCTACCATGGCCGCACTGGTAAGGTCTGGAACGTTACTAAGCGCGCCATCGGCGTCGAAGTAAACAAGCAG GTGGGTAACAGGATTATCAAGAAGCGGATCCATGTGCGTGTGGAGCATGTGCAACCTTCAAGGTGCACTGAGGAATTCCGTCTGAGGAAGTTGAAGAATGATGAATTGAAGACAGCTGCAAAGAAGAACGGTGAAATCATCAGCACAAAGAGGCAGCCAGAGGGCCCTAAGCCAGGTTTCATGGTGGAAGGTGCAACTTTGGAAACTGTTACTCCGATCCCCTACGATGTTGTCAACGATCTCAAGGGTGGTTATTAG
- the LOC100248622 gene encoding dirigent protein 22 — protein MAKTLTYFAFLFFSTVAAAVGDGHTFSRNLSPESLDLKREKLSHLHFYFHDVITGPNPTVVRVAEAAVTNKSATLFGGVAVLDDPLTVGPEPSSKLVGRAQGMYAAASQKEFGLLMVMNFAFMEGKYNGSTLSVLGRNTIFSKVREMPIIGGSGVFRYARGYVEARTYSFNVKSGDAVVEYNVYAFHY, from the coding sequence ATGGCTAAAACCCTTACTTACTTCgccttcctcttcttctccaCCGTCGCCGCTGCCGTCGGCGATGGCCACACTTTCTCCAGAAACCTTTCTCCCGAATCATTAGACCTCAAGCGTGAGAAGCTCAGCCACCTCCACTTCTACTTCCATGACGTCATCACCGGCCCCAACCCCACCGTCGTGAGAGTGGCGGAGGCCGCCGTGACCAACAAGTCTGCGACGCTGTTCGGCGGGGTGGCGGTTCTGGACGATCCCTTGACTGTGGGGCCCGAACCCAGCTCCAAGTTGGTGGGAAGAGCTCAAGGAATGTACGCAGCGGCCTCGCAGAAGGAATTTGGTTTGTTGATGGTGATGAACTTTGCTTTCATGGAGGGAAAGTATAACGGCAGTACTCTCAGTGTTTTGGGACGAAACACAATCTTCTCGAAGGTGCGGGAGATGCCGATCATCGGCGGGAGTGGGGTTTTCCGATATGCACGTGGGTATGTTGAGGCGAGGACTTACAGCTTTAACGTCAAATCAGGAGATGCGGTTGTGGAGTATAATGTTTATGCTTTCCATTACTGA
- the LOC100253684 gene encoding dirigent protein 22: MTSSGMRTRSAEKSMMLFSFFHLRFFSTMARSLILFTIFLSTIAADAAASGASGESHRFSRNLSPKSIGLKHEKLSHLHFYFHDIVTDPNPTTVRVAEATMSNTLVTTFGDVFVMDDPLTVGPEPSSKLVGRAQGIYASAWQEEVGLLMVMNFAFMEGKYNGSTLSVLGRNTIFSEVREMPIIGGSGLFRFARGYVEARTHSFNVKSGNAVVEYNV; encoded by the coding sequence ATGACATCATCTGGCATGAGAACCCGATCAGCCGAGAAGTCGATGATGCTATTCAGCTTTTTCCACCTTCGTTTCTTCTCCACTATGGCTAGATCCCTCATCCTTTTCACTATATTCCTCTCCACCATCGCCGCAGACGCCGCGGCCTCCGGCGCCAGCGGGGAATCCCACCGTTTTTCCAGAAACCTTTCTCCCAAATCGATTGGCCTCAAGCACGAGAAGCTCAGTCACCTCCACTTCTACTTCCACGACATCGTCACCGACCCTAACCCCACCACCGTGAGGGTCGCTGAGGCCACCATGAGCAACACGTTGGTGACGACGTTCGGCGACGTGTTTGTGATGGACGATCCTTTGACTGTGGGACCCGAACCCAGCTCCAAGCTGGTAGGAAGAGCTCAAGGAATATATGCGTCGGCGTGGCAGGAGGAAGTGGGCTTGTTGATGGTGATGAATTTTGCTTTCATGGAGGGCAAGTATAACGGCAGTACTCTCAGTGTTTTGGGACGAAACACCATCTTCTCGGAGGTGCGGGAGATGCCGATCATCGGCGGGAGTGGGCTTTTCCGATTTGCACGTGGGTATGTTGAGGCGAGGACTCACAGCTTCAACGTCAAATCAGGAAATGCAGTTGTGGAGTATAATgtttag